A DNA window from Candidatus Binataceae bacterium contains the following coding sequences:
- a CDS encoding PhoH family protein — MDRHNGVTEDINRINGSLSTLSSEDSLELHFDDHRLFTELLGQQDANLRTIEQSFGVRIGANGSTLKVSGGHEEQAVAGKLLSELYELLKRGYPIYAGDVEYSARILRADRNADLKDIFLDTVYVSAHKRVISPKSLNQKGYIDAIRTHDIVFGIGPAGTGKTYLAMAMALAALMKNQVTRMVLCRPAVEAGEKLGFLPGDLAEKVNPYLRPLYDALHDMVDYDRARRMLERGTIEVAPLAFMRGRTLNDSFIILDEAQNTTSEQMKMFLTRLGYASKAVITGDITQIDLPSGKLSGLKEARTVLADTPGIKFVYFNERDVVRHRLVQAIITAYESFNGDGPTQALESVPKPRT; from the coding sequence ATGGATCGACATAACGGCGTGACGGAAGATATCAATCGGATCAACGGCAGCCTTTCGACTCTATCCTCTGAGGATTCTCTCGAACTTCATTTCGACGATCATCGCCTGTTCACGGAGCTGCTCGGCCAGCAGGACGCCAACCTCCGAACGATCGAGCAGAGCTTCGGCGTGCGGATCGGCGCCAACGGCAGCACGCTCAAGGTCTCCGGCGGACACGAGGAGCAGGCGGTCGCGGGCAAGCTCCTGAGCGAGCTCTACGAACTGCTCAAACGCGGCTATCCGATCTATGCGGGCGACGTCGAATACTCGGCGCGCATCCTGCGGGCCGATCGCAACGCCGACCTGAAGGACATCTTCCTCGACACGGTTTACGTCTCGGCGCACAAACGCGTCATTTCGCCGAAGAGCCTTAATCAAAAAGGCTATATCGACGCGATTCGCACCCACGATATCGTCTTCGGGATTGGTCCCGCCGGCACCGGCAAGACCTATCTCGCGATGGCGATGGCGCTGGCCGCGCTCATGAAAAATCAGGTCACCCGCATGGTGCTCTGCCGGCCCGCGGTCGAAGCCGGCGAGAAGCTCGGCTTTCTCCCGGGCGATCTGGCCGAAAAGGTCAACCCGTATCTGCGTCCGCTTTACGACGCGCTGCACGACATGGTCGATTACGATCGGGCGCGCCGGATGCTCGAGCGCGGCACGATCGAAGTCGCCCCGCTCGCTTTTATGCGCGGGCGCACGCTCAATGATTCGTTCATCATCCTCGACGAGGCGCAGAACACGACCTCCGAGCAGATGAAGATGTTCCTGACGCGGCTGGGCTACGCTTCCAAGGCGGTGATCACCGGGGATATCACCCAGATCGATCTGCCGAGCGGCAAGCTCTCAGGGCTGAAAGAAGCGCGCACCGTGCTCGCCGATACGCCGGGGATCAAGTTCGTTTACTTCAATGAGCGTGACGTGGTGCGCCATCGGCTGGTGCAGGCGATCATCACGGCCTACGAATCCTTCAACGGCGACGGTCCCACGCAAGCCCTCGAAAGCGTCCCCAAACCTCGGACGTGA
- the ybeY gene encoding rRNA maturation RNase YbeY translates to MTVALRCDAADGREFAASLRGSAKSLLRLLDRDRAELSIVLTTDAAIRQLNSLFRGKDSPTDVLSFPQLGDGQGSHECGENSRGRAAETRAGAADAGPPVILGDVVISIATALRQAQAMRLPPERRLRALLIHGLLHLLGYDHERSRAEARRMFARERELAALLDSRPAPRRLRSATVRL, encoded by the coding sequence GTGACGGTAGCTCTGCGATGCGACGCGGCGGACGGTCGCGAGTTCGCCGCGTCATTGCGCGGATCGGCCAAGTCGCTCCTGCGGCTGCTCGATCGTGACCGCGCAGAGCTGTCGATCGTACTCACGACGGACGCGGCGATCCGTCAATTGAACAGCCTGTTTCGCGGCAAGGACTCGCCGACCGACGTGCTCTCGTTTCCGCAACTCGGCGACGGCCAGGGATCGCACGAATGCGGGGAGAACTCGCGCGGGCGCGCAGCGGAAACGCGCGCGGGCGCCGCGGACGCAGGCCCTCCGGTGATTCTTGGCGATGTCGTGATCTCGATCGCGACCGCCTTGCGCCAGGCGCAGGCGATGAGGTTGCCGCCGGAACGCCGTCTGCGCGCCCTGCTAATTCATGGCCTCCTCCATCTGCTCGGGTACGACCACGAGCGTTCTCGGGCCGAGGCGCGGCGCATGTTCGCGCGTGAACGTGAACTCGCAGCGCTGCTCGATTCCCGGCCAGCCCCGCGCCGCTTGCGCTCCGCGACCGTGAGATTGTGA
- the lnt gene encoding apolipoprotein N-acyltransferase, giving the protein MTGLSRGTRAALAAISGLALAAAFPKVDLGLLAWVAFVPLLYAIRDESTGRLFLYAWLQGFVCNIASVYWIAITLHSFTSLRIDLAITPMLLLAAIIALYGAIAFAFADFTAVRFRIPIVVTLPIAWTALEWVRTYFPIGFPWNLLGYTAYRNLQLIQFAELTGVYGISALIIFANVVVYVVAFQVYSRRTQAVSLGALTFLMAAAFVFGSIRVRGLQNAQGEASLNVAMVQGDIPQSLKWDPKFLKSSFDVYADQSRSAARRGADLIVWPEAAAAFFFQPDERYPAAFAEDARYRQQLLALAVETADPILFGAPALGVEDGRVGFYNRAYLVSGRGEVIAWYDKIQLVPFGEYVPLRSLFGYFVNRVVAGFGDMFAGSKQTVFTVKDAKLGVLICYESIFPDLARSVVNDGADILINITNDAWYGESSAPYQLLAMAAMRAVETKVPLVRVANTGISAVIQPTGAITAPTPLFVRGTETELVYWRRERTVYTRVGDLFAEACLILTLAGFLDALTLRRGASGRRGVGSDQFPPNGRAHERTNSHLLH; this is encoded by the coding sequence GTGACTGGCCTGAGCCGGGGAACTCGCGCCGCGCTCGCGGCGATCAGCGGACTGGCGCTCGCCGCAGCCTTTCCGAAGGTTGATCTGGGTCTGCTCGCCTGGGTCGCCTTTGTGCCGCTGCTTTACGCAATCCGCGACGAATCAACCGGACGCCTCTTTCTCTACGCATGGCTGCAAGGCTTTGTCTGCAATATCGCTTCGGTTTACTGGATCGCGATCACGCTGCACAGCTTCACCAGCCTGCGCATCGATCTGGCGATCACGCCGATGCTTTTGCTGGCCGCGATCATCGCGCTCTACGGCGCTATCGCCTTTGCGTTCGCCGACTTCACTGCGGTCCGTTTCCGTATTCCGATAGTCGTTACGCTGCCGATCGCCTGGACGGCGCTCGAATGGGTCCGCACCTACTTCCCGATCGGCTTTCCGTGGAATCTGCTGGGCTACACCGCCTATCGCAATCTTCAGTTGATTCAGTTTGCGGAACTCACTGGGGTCTACGGGATCTCCGCGCTGATCATTTTCGCCAACGTGGTAGTTTACGTCGTCGCCTTCCAGGTTTATTCGCGCAGGACGCAGGCGGTGAGTCTCGGCGCTCTGACGTTCCTGATGGCGGCGGCGTTCGTCTTCGGTTCGATCCGAGTCCGCGGCCTGCAAAACGCCCAGGGCGAGGCGTCACTCAACGTTGCGATGGTCCAGGGCGACATCCCGCAATCGCTGAAATGGGATCCCAAGTTCCTCAAATCCAGTTTCGACGTCTATGCGGATCAGAGCCGCAGCGCAGCGCGGCGCGGCGCTGACTTAATCGTCTGGCCGGAGGCCGCCGCCGCGTTTTTCTTTCAACCCGACGAGCGCTATCCCGCCGCTTTCGCTGAAGATGCGCGCTACCGCCAACAATTACTCGCGCTCGCCGTCGAGACTGCCGATCCGATCCTTTTCGGCGCGCCCGCGCTTGGCGTCGAAGATGGCCGCGTGGGGTTTTACAATCGCGCCTATCTCGTCAGTGGCCGCGGCGAGGTTATCGCCTGGTACGACAAGATTCAGCTCGTGCCCTTTGGCGAATACGTCCCGCTGCGCAGCCTTTTCGGCTACTTCGTCAATCGCGTCGTCGCCGGTTTCGGCGATATGTTTGCGGGATCAAAACAGACCGTCTTTACGGTGAAAGATGCCAAGCTGGGCGTGCTGATCTGTTATGAAAGCATCTTTCCGGATCTGGCGCGCAGCGTCGTCAATGACGGCGCCGACATTCTGATCAATATCACCAACGATGCCTGGTACGGGGAAAGCTCTGCGCCTTATCAATTGCTCGCGATGGCGGCGATGCGCGCGGTCGAGACCAAAGTCCCGCTGGTGCGCGTGGCGAACACCGGCATCAGCGCAGTTATCCAGCCCACCGGCGCGATCACCGCGCCAACGCCGCTTTTCGTGCGCGGTACTGAAACCGAACTTGTGTACTGGCGCCGCGAGCGGACAGTGTACACGCGGGTCGGTGATCTCTTTGCGGAAGCTTGCCTGATCCTCACGCTCGCCGGATTCCTCGACGCGCTGACTCTGCGCCGCGGCGCCAGCGGCCGACGCGGAGTCGGGTCCGATCAGTTCCCGCCCAACGGCCGCGCCCACGAGCGGACAAACTCGCACCTACTGCATTAA
- the prfB gene encoding peptide chain release factor 2, whose product MAARPSGGVFDVATLSARSNQLLEESSKLDFWDRPEDAQAVLKEQDRIRAKLSGYELLKKSLEEAKLFFAMAEEEGMDDSEAAGETAAALQTAGAELERQELQLMLGGEYDRLGAIVSVHPGAGGTEAQDWAEMLLRLYLRWAERRGYKTDLADLQPGDGGGIKNATFEVDGEFAYGYLKAEAGIHRLVRISPYDANARRHTSFASVFVFPAIDDKVEVIINPADLRVDTFRASGAGGQHVNKTDSAVRFTHIPSGIVVTCQNERSQHKNRAMAMKILRARLFELEQRKKREELEKFSKEKKEIAWGSQIRSYVLHPYQLVKDHRTGVEAGNTSAVLDGDIDQFIEAYLMGVRKGDPEAASV is encoded by the coding sequence ATCGCAGCGAGACCCTCGGGAGGCGTCTTTGACGTCGCCACACTAAGCGCGCGCTCCAACCAACTGCTCGAGGAGTCGAGCAAGCTCGATTTCTGGGATCGCCCTGAGGACGCCCAGGCGGTGCTCAAGGAGCAGGACCGCATCCGCGCCAAGCTCTCGGGCTACGAGCTTCTGAAGAAATCGCTCGAAGAGGCGAAGCTCTTCTTCGCGATGGCCGAAGAAGAAGGGATGGACGATTCTGAGGCGGCTGGCGAAACCGCAGCCGCACTTCAGACCGCGGGCGCAGAGCTCGAGCGCCAGGAACTCCAACTGATGCTCGGAGGCGAATACGATCGCCTCGGCGCGATCGTCTCGGTCCATCCGGGGGCCGGCGGCACTGAGGCTCAGGATTGGGCCGAGATGCTTCTCCGTCTCTACCTCCGCTGGGCCGAGCGGCGCGGCTACAAGACCGATCTCGCCGATTTGCAGCCCGGCGACGGCGGCGGAATCAAGAATGCGACCTTCGAGGTGGACGGCGAGTTCGCGTATGGCTATCTCAAGGCCGAAGCCGGCATCCATCGGCTGGTGCGGATTTCACCTTACGACGCGAATGCGCGCCGCCATACTTCGTTCGCCTCGGTCTTTGTCTTCCCGGCGATCGACGACAAGGTCGAGGTCATTATCAATCCAGCGGATCTGCGCGTCGATACCTTTCGCGCCTCAGGCGCCGGCGGCCAGCACGTCAACAAGACCGATTCCGCCGTGCGCTTCACCCATATCCCCAGCGGAATCGTCGTAACCTGCCAGAACGAGCGCTCGCAGCACAAGAATCGCGCGATGGCGATGAAAATCCTGCGGGCAAGGCTGTTCGAGCTTGAGCAACGCAAGAAGCGCGAGGAGCTCGAGAAATTCAGCAAGGAGAAAAAGGAGATCGCCTGGGGCAGCCAAATCCGCTCTTATGTGCTCCATCCGTATCAGTTGGTGAAGGACCATCGCACCGGCGTCGAGGCCGGCAACACCAGCGCGGTGCTCGATGGCGATATCGATCAGTTCATCGAGGCCTACCTGATGGGTGTGCGCAAGGGCGACCCCGAAGCCGCATCGGTCTGA